AAAAATGGGACTGGCTATGGTTATGGTCTGGGTGTGCGCGTGCAATCACCTTTGGGGCCAATTCGGATTGACTACGGTATTAACGATGATGGTGACAGCCGCATCAATTTCGGCATTGGCGAAAGATTTTAAGTTGGTCAAAAGTCAATTGTCTATAGTCAATAGTCAATCGTTTTCAATTATTGACCTTTGACCACTGACTCTTGACTCTTGACCCCTAACCCTTGACTATTTATTAAGGTGTATTAAATTTTTGCCGATGCAACAACACACCATCACAGGGGAAGTCTACCAAACAGGAGTTGGTTTACATAGCGGTATTACTACCAATGTGCGGATATTACCAGCCCCAGCAAATAGTGGGCGTTATTTTGTGCGGGTAGATTTACCTGATTTACCAATTATTCCTGCCCAAATTGCAGCAGTTAATGAGACTGTTCTCTCAACTCAATTGGGCAAAGGTGAAGCATCTGTTCGGACAGTTGAGCATTTGTTGGCAACATTAGCAAGTATGGGTGTGAATAATGCCCGCATTGAAATCGACGGGCCAGAAGTGCCGCTATTGGATGGTTCAGCACAGCTTTGGGCAGCCAGCATTGCTCAAGTTGGCTTACAACCACAATCAGTAGATGATCATCAAGAAAACTTGGTAGTCAAAGAACCAATCTGGATTTATCAACAAGATGCTTTTGTTGGTGCCATCCCAGCAGCCGAAACTCGCTTTAGTTATGGGATTGATTTTGATTTACCTGCAATT
This window of the Nostoc sp. HK-01 genome carries:
- the lpxC gene encoding UDP-3-O-(3-hydroxymyristoyl) N-acetylglucosamine deacetylase translates to MQQHTITGEVYQTGVGLHSGITTNVRILPAPANSGRYFVRVDLPDLPIIPAQIAAVNETVLSTQLGKGEASVRTVEHLLATLASMGVNNARIEIDGPEVPLLDGSAQLWAASIAQVGLQPQSVDDHQENLVVKEPIWIYQQDAFVGAIPAAETRFSYGIDFDLPAIGNQWHSWLLATDVNETAVSFTAEIAPARTFGLLHQIEYLQQAGLIKGGSLDNALVCGSEGWLNPPLRFANEPVRHKILDLVGDLSLLGIFPQAHFLAYKASHNLHIQLAQRILAAQQNPTDKI